One window from the genome of Gemella haemolysans ATCC 10379 encodes:
- a CDS encoding MsnO8 family LLM class oxidoreductase codes for MKLSILDYAIVDEGKTAIEAIEESIELARLAEKLGYSRFWMAEHHQVPALASSSPELLMLHLLQNTEKIQIGSGGIMIPHYSPYKISEWIKLLSALYPDRVNLGIGNNPGTKVVQKLMDTTPITRDEYNDSCRELLELLTGTETLVQPPEAKVSPMWLLSTSEKSANLAAELGQNYVYGLFFNQAVDYIETAKRCLNTYRTKMREQQKTPQDVVAVFIAIGEDEQEAKDLVRSLDVWLLGKKEFTEFDRFPSIQTAKEYEISEADIEKVEKNRTRLVWGTKDVVVEKLKNLAEEFELEELMCIPLVPTIERRKNIIEILAKELMEKEEKN; via the coding sequence ATGAAACTTAGTATTTTAGATTATGCTATTGTAGATGAAGGAAAGACTGCGATAGAGGCAATAGAAGAGAGTATAGAACTTGCCCGCCTAGCTGAAAAACTAGGTTATAGTCGTTTTTGGATGGCTGAACATCATCAGGTTCCTGCTTTAGCTAGTAGTAGCCCAGAATTATTAATGTTGCACCTTCTTCAAAATACAGAAAAGATACAAATAGGTTCAGGTGGAATAATGATTCCGCACTATTCACCGTATAAAATTAGCGAATGGATCAAGCTTCTTAGTGCATTATATCCAGATAGGGTGAACCTAGGAATTGGGAATAATCCTGGAACGAAAGTAGTTCAGAAGTTGATGGATACAACACCAATAACGAGAGACGAGTACAATGATAGCTGTAGAGAATTGCTAGAACTTCTTACAGGTACTGAAACACTAGTTCAACCACCGGAAGCGAAAGTAAGTCCTATGTGGTTGTTGTCTACCAGTGAAAAGAGTGCAAATCTAGCTGCGGAGCTAGGACAAAACTATGTTTATGGTTTATTCTTTAATCAGGCTGTAGATTATATAGAAACAGCAAAAAGGTGTTTAAATACTTATCGTACTAAGATGCGTGAACAACAAAAAACACCACAAGATGTGGTTGCGGTATTTATTGCGATAGGAGAAGATGAACAAGAAGCAAAAGATTTAGTACGTTCGTTAGATGTCTGGCTTCTTGGTAAGAAAGAATTTACAGAATTTGATAGATTTCCTAGCATACAAACAGCTAAAGAGTATGAGATAAGTGAAGCGGATATAGAAAAAGTAGAAAAAAACAGAACACGTTTAGTTTGGGGTACGAAGGATGTAGTAGTGGAAAAACTAAAAAACTTAGCAGAAGAATTCGAATTAGAAGAGTTGATGTGCATACCGTTAGTACCAACAATAGAAAGAAGAAAAAATATTATTGAGATTTTAGCAAAAGAGCTAATGGAAAAAGAGGAGAAAAATTAA
- a CDS encoding NADH-dependent flavin oxidoreductase, with product MKSKLLTPVKLANGIELENRFVLSPMTTNSSTAEGFITEEDLLYAERRKKTAPLQITGAAYVNLEGQLFEYGFSVHDDACIPGLKKMAQAMKSGGAKAILQLTHAGRFANYYVTTNKRAVGPSYMELNSPVEHIVHPLSIEDIQKIREDYKHAASRAIAAGFDGLEISSAQRLLLQTFFSTFSNERHDEYGVDTLENRSRFIIEVFEDVYEVIKKEASKDFIFGYRATPEETRGEEVGYTVEEFNQLTDWLLERVPLSYMAIASWGQNIYLNTVRAEGPHHGRLINEVVYEHLNGRIPLIASGGINTVEKCEAAILHADMIGLSSPFVAEPDFVEKLKSNHIDDINLDVGVEDIERLAIPKAAFKDIVLMMDYGKSLPQHTRDEFRKLEENY from the coding sequence ATGAAATCAAAATTATTAACACCTGTTAAATTAGCTAATGGAATAGAACTAGAAAACCGTTTTGTTCTTTCTCCTATGACTACGAACTCTTCTACTGCAGAAGGTTTTATTACAGAAGAAGATCTACTTTACGCCGAAAGACGAAAGAAAACCGCACCTTTACAAATTACAGGAGCTGCTTATGTTAACCTTGAAGGTCAACTTTTTGAATACGGCTTTAGTGTTCATGATGATGCGTGTATTCCTGGACTTAAAAAAATGGCGCAAGCTATGAAGTCTGGTGGAGCGAAAGCTATCCTACAGCTAACACATGCAGGGCGTTTCGCTAACTACTATGTTACCACTAATAAACGTGCTGTTGGTCCAAGTTATATGGAACTTAATTCGCCTGTAGAACACATCGTCCACCCTCTTTCTATAGAAGATATACAAAAAATAAGAGAAGATTATAAACATGCAGCAAGCCGTGCTATCGCAGCTGGTTTTGATGGTTTAGAAATTTCTAGTGCACAACGTCTTCTATTACAGACATTCTTCTCTACTTTCTCTAATGAACGTCACGATGAATACGGAGTGGATACATTAGAAAATCGTTCACGTTTCATCATTGAAGTTTTTGAAGATGTATATGAAGTAATCAAAAAAGAAGCATCAAAAGACTTTATCTTCGGTTATCGTGCAACACCTGAAGAAACTCGTGGTGAAGAAGTCGGTTATACAGTTGAAGAATTTAATCAACTTACAGATTGGTTATTAGAAAGAGTCCCTCTATCATATATGGCAATTGCTAGCTGGGGACAAAATATTTATCTAAATACAGTACGTGCAGAAGGTCCACATCACGGTCGCCTTATTAACGAAGTTGTCTACGAACATTTAAATGGAAGAATTCCATTAATCGCATCCGGTGGTATAAATACTGTAGAAAAATGTGAAGCAGCTATTTTACACGCGGATATGATTGGATTATCTTCACCGTTTGTCGCAGAACCAGACTTTGTAGAAAAACTAAAATCAAACCATATAGACGATATTAATCTAGATGTTGGAGTTGAAGATATAGAACGTCTAGCTATTCCAAAAGCTGCATTTAAAGACATCGTCCTTATGATGGACTACGGTAAGAGTTTACCTCAACATACTAGGGATGAATTTAGAAAACTAGAAGAAAATTATTAA